One genomic segment of Streptomyces sp. RKND-216 includes these proteins:
- a CDS encoding VTT domain-containing protein yields MTSSVAKSASPLIRLVHKSLAPRPRLAMLPVVLGAAAVVVIFAEPQRLITEDGMNELSAALAVPLFVVAFAACTVAFVPRPFLNLAAGAFFGAYLGVAAGLAGTLLGAGVSFGLGRLLGQDALRPLLKAKLLTAADRQMSGHGFRSMLVVRLLPGIPFAGSNLAAAVSRMRWPAFLTGTGLGAVPSTAAYVVAGSQASTPTSPAFLAAFSFLALTAAGGSLLAWRKHVPFRASPALPAPASIRPTLPLPAGVLTAVQRTR; encoded by the coding sequence ATGACCTCTTCGGTCGCGAAGTCCGCGAGTCCCCTGATCCGCTTGGTGCACAAGTCTCTCGCCCCACGGCCACGTCTCGCGATGCTCCCGGTGGTGCTCGGCGCCGCCGCCGTCGTAGTGATCTTCGCCGAGCCTCAACGTCTGATCACGGAAGACGGGATGAACGAGCTTTCGGCAGCTCTTGCCGTTCCCCTGTTCGTCGTCGCTTTCGCGGCTTGCACGGTGGCTTTCGTTCCCCGGCCGTTTCTGAACCTCGCCGCCGGAGCGTTCTTCGGTGCGTATCTGGGCGTTGCCGCCGGCCTCGCCGGCACCCTGCTCGGGGCAGGCGTCTCTTTCGGCCTTGGCCGACTCCTCGGGCAGGACGCCCTGCGCCCACTGCTGAAAGCGAAGCTGCTCACCGCCGCGGACCGTCAGATGAGCGGCCACGGCTTCCGCTCGATGCTCGTCGTCCGATTGCTCCCGGGCATCCCCTTCGCCGGGTCGAACCTGGCGGCGGCTGTCTCCCGGATGCGCTGGCCCGCCTTCTTGACGGGGACCGGACTGGGGGCCGTGCCCAGCACCGCCGCCTACGTGGTGGCCGGGAGCCAAGCAAGCACTCCGACGTCGCCCGCGTTCCTGGCGGCCTTCTCCTTCCTCGCGCTCACCGCCGCGGGCGGCTCCCTCCTCGCCTGGCGCAAGCATGTCCCGTTCCGGGCATCACCGGCTCTTCCGGCCCCTGCCTCCATCCGTCCGACACTGCCGTTGCCCGCCGGCGTTCTCACCGCCGTCCAGCGCACCCGTTGA
- a CDS encoding DUF4245 domain-containing protein: MAAEKKRGTQTIRDMVFSVAVVALAAGVIYLFIPHDGSKDPVRVVDYSVEVKTASRAAPYPIATPEGLGQEWRATSVRYEGAGRDGAAWHLGFMAPGNEYAAVEQSDADPRGFVDDVTYGAEKTGRTVRIEGETWTRYAGEKYDALVRVQQDVTTVVTGTAPAKQLERLAASLEPRTAKS, encoded by the coding sequence GTGGCAGCAGAGAAGAAGCGCGGCACCCAGACGATCCGGGACATGGTGTTCTCGGTCGCCGTGGTCGCCCTCGCCGCCGGGGTGATCTACCTGTTCATCCCGCACGACGGGAGCAAGGACCCGGTCCGGGTGGTCGACTACTCGGTCGAGGTGAAGACCGCCTCCCGCGCGGCGCCGTACCCGATCGCCACCCCGGAGGGGCTTGGGCAGGAGTGGCGCGCCACCTCCGTCCGGTACGAGGGGGCGGGCCGCGACGGAGCCGCGTGGCACCTGGGCTTCATGGCCCCGGGCAACGAGTACGCCGCCGTGGAGCAGAGCGACGCGGACCCCCGGGGATTCGTCGACGACGTGACGTACGGCGCCGAGAAGACCGGCCGGACCGTGCGCATCGAGGGCGAGACGTGGACGCGGTACGCGGGCGAGAAGTACGACGCGCTGGTGCGCGTTCAGCAGGACGTGACGACCGTGGTCACCGGCACGGCACCCGCCAAGCAGCTCGAACGGCTGGCCGCATCGCTTGAGCCCCGCACCGCGAAGAGCTGA
- the xseA gene encoding exodeoxyribonuclease VII large subunit: MALQTTAETPVTVGKISQLIGQWVHRLGAVWVEGQITQLNRRSRQSWVYLTLRDPSQEVSLSVVCPPDVFDRVGDTVTQGARVVVYAKPSWYAPRGSLSLRATDIRPVGVGELLVRLEQLRRTLGAEGLFDADRKRPLPFLPQRIGLVTGRASDAERDVLRNAALRWPAVRFDVRQVAVQGVHAVPQVTEAVRALDADPEVDLIIVARGGGSLEDLLPFSDEGLVRAVAACRTPVVSAIGHERDAPLLDLVADLRASTPTDAAKRTVPDVGEERERVRALRERAWRVMAGFLEREERGLADVCSRPAMADPHVLLEDREADVAMLLGRARRCFGHRLDRAEDDLTHTRARVVALSPAATLERGYAVLQRADGGVVRKPAEVASGEALRARVAEGEFGVTVDAADGADAGGAGRVCEGA, translated from the coding sequence ATGGCACTCCAGACGACGGCCGAGACTCCTGTGACGGTCGGGAAGATCTCGCAGCTCATCGGGCAGTGGGTCCACCGGCTGGGCGCGGTGTGGGTGGAGGGCCAGATCACGCAGCTCAATCGCCGTTCGCGGCAGAGCTGGGTGTATCTGACGCTGCGTGACCCGTCGCAGGAGGTCTCGCTGTCCGTGGTGTGCCCGCCGGACGTCTTCGACCGTGTGGGGGACACCGTGACGCAGGGCGCGCGCGTCGTGGTGTACGCCAAGCCGTCGTGGTACGCGCCGCGCGGCTCGCTGTCGCTGCGGGCGACCGACATACGGCCGGTGGGTGTGGGCGAGCTGCTGGTCCGGCTGGAGCAGTTGCGGCGGACGCTCGGCGCGGAGGGCCTGTTCGACGCGGACCGCAAGCGACCGCTGCCGTTCCTGCCGCAGCGGATCGGCCTGGTGACCGGTCGCGCTTCGGACGCCGAGCGGGACGTGCTCCGGAACGCCGCGCTCCGCTGGCCGGCGGTGCGCTTCGACGTGCGGCAGGTGGCCGTGCAGGGCGTCCACGCGGTGCCACAGGTCACCGAGGCGGTGCGGGCGCTGGACGCCGACCCGGAGGTGGACCTGATCATCGTCGCGCGCGGCGGCGGCAGCCTTGAGGACCTGCTGCCCTTCTCGGACGAGGGCCTGGTCCGCGCGGTCGCGGCCTGCCGTACGCCGGTGGTGTCCGCGATCGGGCACGAGCGGGACGCGCCGCTGCTGGACTTGGTGGCCGACCTGCGGGCGTCCACGCCCACCGACGCGGCCAAGCGCACGGTGCCGGACGTGGGCGAGGAACGGGAGCGCGTACGGGCGCTGCGCGAACGGGCGTGGCGGGTGATGGCCGGGTTCCTCGAGCGGGAGGAACGCGGGCTGGCCGACGTGTGCAGTCGTCCCGCGATGGCCGACCCGCACGTGCTGCTGGAGGACCGGGAGGCGGACGTGGCGATGCTGCTCGGGCGCGCCCGCCGCTGCTTCGGGCACCGGCTGGACAGGGCGGAGGACGACCTGACGCACACCCGGGCGCGGGTGGTCGCGCTGTCGCCGGCCGCGACGCTGGAGCGCGGGTACGCCGTGCTCCAGCGGGCGGACGGCGGCGTGGTGCGCAAGCCCGCCGAGGTGGCGTCGGGGGAGGCGCTGCGGGCCCGCGTGGCGGAGGGCGAGTTCGGGGTCACCGTGGACGCGGCCGACGGTGCGGACGCGGGCGGCGCGGGCCGTGTCTGTGAGGGCGCTTAG
- a CDS encoding Uma2 family endonuclease: MPSPEAVFTAEVVSSQTIDRVAKRKQYAVAGIPLYLLVDPFAKEITLFPDPSHREYRARHTPWGDKLQLRSRCPRCSAARSSRPWTGVRSHERAPVDLLDWPTPHRAVEATTPLREVATCRSRSESSACRTSASRPCSTP; the protein is encoded by the coding sequence GTGCCGTCCCCCGAGGCGGTCTTCACCGCCGAGGTCGTCTCCAGCCAGACGATCGACCGCGTCGCGAAGCGCAAGCAGTACGCCGTGGCTGGTATCCCGCTCTACCTGCTGGTCGACCCGTTCGCCAAGGAGATCACCCTTTTCCCCGACCCCTCGCACAGGGAGTACCGGGCGCGGCACACCCCCTGGGGCGACAAGCTCCAGCTCCGGAGCCGCTGCCCGCGCTGCTCGGCAGCGCGCTCTTCCCGTCCCTGGACGGGCGTCCGCAGCCATGAGCGGGCGCCCGTAGACTTGCTGGACTGGCCCACACCTCACCGGGCCGTCGAAGCCACCACACCGCTACGGGAAGTCGCCACGTGTCGCTCACGATCGGAATCGTCGGCCTGCCGAACGTCGGCAAGTCGACCCTGTTCAACGCCCTGA
- a CDS encoding IS481 family transposase, translated as MSHRNARLTPLGRRLLVDRVRSGRPVAHVAAEMGISRATAHKWVHRWRAEGEPGLCDRPSRPHTTPHRTDADTEARVCRLRTERKLGPARIGPILGMPPSTVHRILTRHGLHRLAWMDRPTGRIIRRYERERPGELVHVDVKKLGRIPDGGGWRVHGRAESRLTKTGVGFDYIHSVVDDYTRLAYSEVHPDEKAATCAGFLRRAAAHFAALGIDRIERVLTDNAWSYRKSTLWKQSLTYLGATSKRTRPYRPQTNGKVERFNRTLLDEWAYLRPYTSNEQRTAALQDFLHTYNHHRCHTALGGQPPISRVNNAPGQYI; from the coding sequence GTGTCCCACCGTAATGCCCGTCTGACTCCTTTGGGCAGGCGTCTGCTGGTCGATCGTGTCCGTTCCGGCCGCCCGGTGGCCCATGTGGCTGCGGAGATGGGCATATCCCGGGCCACGGCCCACAAGTGGGTCCACCGGTGGCGAGCCGAGGGCGAGCCGGGCTTGTGTGACCGCCCCAGCCGCCCGCACACGACACCGCACCGCACCGATGCCGATACCGAAGCACGGGTCTGCCGGCTGCGGACCGAACGCAAACTCGGACCCGCCCGCATCGGCCCGATCCTGGGCATGCCGCCCTCGACCGTGCACCGGATCCTCACCCGGCACGGCCTGCACCGGCTGGCCTGGATGGACCGGCCAACCGGGCGCATCATTCGCCGCTACGAACGCGAGCGGCCCGGCGAGCTGGTGCACGTGGACGTGAAGAAACTCGGGCGGATTCCCGACGGCGGCGGCTGGCGTGTCCACGGCCGCGCGGAAAGCCGCCTGACCAAGACCGGAGTCGGCTTCGACTACATCCACTCCGTCGTCGACGACTACACCCGCCTCGCCTACAGCGAGGTCCACCCCGACGAGAAGGCCGCCACCTGCGCAGGCTTCCTCCGCCGAGCCGCCGCCCACTTCGCCGCCCTCGGCATCGACCGCATCGAAAGGGTGCTGACCGACAACGCCTGGTCCTACCGCAAGAGCACCCTCTGGAAGCAGTCCCTGACCTACCTCGGCGCCACCAGCAAACGCACCCGCCCTTACCGACCGCAGACCAACGGCAAGGTCGAACGCTTCAACCGCACCCTGCTCGACGAATGGGCCTACCTGCGGCCCTACACCAGCAACGAGCAGCGGACCGCAGCTCTGCAAGACTTCCTGCACACCTACAACCACCACCGCTGCCACACCGCACTCGGCGGCCAGCCACCGATCAGCCGTGTGAACAACGCTCCGGGTCAATACATCTAG
- a CDS encoding DUF5994 family protein encodes MTATTDRSPPTSPPPSAPLRLGLKPAGDSAGLLDGAWWPYSRDLSRELPPLIAVLDSKWGRITRIAVNPEHWPVIPRRVAVAGHVVKVGWFTAEQDPHKLLLLSGHVGRWDLLVIPPETDPTTCRWLTRAACDPRRPATASALLQEARGITARDPARTDAPLEERAWEGEGGAYLHDSGAIQRTTMSPAR; translated from the coding sequence ATGACCGCGACGACCGACCGCTCACCTCCCACCTCACCCCCACCCTCCGCGCCCCTACGGCTGGGCCTGAAACCAGCCGGCGATTCTGCCGGACTGCTGGACGGAGCATGGTGGCCCTACTCCCGCGACCTGTCGCGCGAACTCCCCCCGCTCATCGCGGTGCTCGACAGTAAGTGGGGGCGCATCACCCGTATAGCCGTGAACCCGGAGCACTGGCCCGTGATCCCGCGCAGAGTGGCCGTTGCCGGCCACGTGGTCAAGGTGGGCTGGTTCACCGCCGAGCAGGACCCGCACAAGCTGCTGCTCCTCTCCGGCCACGTGGGCCGGTGGGACCTGCTGGTCATACCTCCTGAGACCGACCCGACCACATGCCGCTGGCTCACACGCGCGGCCTGCGACCCCCGTCGCCCCGCCACCGCCTCCGCGCTGCTGCAGGAGGCACGCGGCATCACCGCCCGCGACCCCGCGCGGACGGACGCCCCTCTCGAAGAACGCGCGTGGGAGGGCGAGGGCGGCGCCTATCTCCACGACAGCGGGGCGATTCAACGCACGACGATGTCCCCCGCGCGGTGA
- the ychF gene encoding redox-regulated ATPase YchF, with product MSLTIGIVGLPNVGKSTLFNALTKNDVLAANYPFATIDPHVGVVGLPDARLDKLAELFSSQKVIPANVDFVDIAGIVRGASKGEGLGNQFLHNIRESDAICQVIRAFKDDNVVHVDGKVSPADDIETINTELILADLQTVEKVLPRLEKEARIKKDKQAQVKAVQEAQAILEDGRTLFSAGIRQGTEAAEPLHELHLLTTKPFIYVFNVDEDELTDDAFKDEQRALVAPAEAVFLNAKLEADLAELDEEDALELLQSVGQHEPGLATLARVGFDTLGLQTYLTAGPKESRAWTIAKGATAPEAAGVIHTDFQKGFIKAEVISFEDLVETGSVAEARAKGKARMEGKDYTMQDGDVVEFRFNV from the coding sequence GTGTCGCTCACGATCGGAATCGTCGGCCTGCCGAACGTCGGCAAGTCGACCCTGTTCAACGCCCTGACCAAGAACGACGTGCTGGCGGCGAACTACCCGTTCGCCACCATCGACCCGCACGTGGGCGTCGTCGGCCTCCCGGACGCGCGGCTGGACAAGCTGGCCGAGCTGTTCTCCTCCCAGAAGGTCATCCCGGCCAACGTCGACTTCGTCGACATCGCCGGCATCGTGCGCGGCGCCAGCAAGGGCGAAGGGCTGGGCAACCAGTTCCTGCACAACATCCGCGAGTCGGACGCGATCTGCCAGGTCATCCGCGCCTTCAAGGACGACAACGTCGTCCACGTCGACGGCAAGGTCTCCCCCGCGGACGACATCGAGACGATCAACACCGAGCTGATCCTCGCCGACCTCCAGACCGTGGAGAAGGTCCTTCCCCGGCTGGAGAAGGAGGCCCGGATCAAGAAGGACAAGCAGGCGCAGGTCAAGGCCGTGCAGGAGGCCCAGGCGATCCTGGAGGACGGCCGCACGCTGTTCTCCGCCGGCATCCGCCAGGGCACCGAGGCCGCCGAGCCGCTGCACGAGTTGCACCTGCTCACGACGAAGCCGTTCATCTACGTCTTCAACGTCGACGAGGACGAGCTGACCGACGACGCCTTCAAGGACGAGCAGCGCGCCCTGGTCGCCCCGGCCGAGGCCGTCTTCCTCAACGCCAAGCTGGAGGCCGACCTCGCCGAGCTGGACGAGGAGGACGCCCTGGAGCTCCTCCAGTCCGTCGGCCAGCACGAGCCCGGCCTCGCCACCCTCGCCCGCGTCGGCTTCGACACCCTCGGCCTGCAGACCTACCTCACGGCCGGCCCCAAGGAGTCCCGCGCCTGGACCATCGCGAAGGGCGCCACCGCCCCCGAGGCGGCCGGCGTGATCCACACCGACTTCCAGAAGGGCTTCATCAAGGCCGAGGTCATCTCCTTCGAGGACCTGGTCGAGACCGGCTCCGTCGCCGAGGCCCGCGCCAAGGGCAAGGCCCGCATGGAGGGCAAGGACTACACCATGCAGGACGGCGACGTCGTGGAGTTCCGCTTCAACGTCTAG
- a CDS encoding DUF6542 domain-containing protein, which translates to MRELRRPPVGGPTGRYVRRGRLAEAVERLPRPRLTALGVGVLVVVLMLLLGALDALLLEGHRPSYGVCFLMVSAAGACWVRPAELYAAPVAAPLAFTAGLLFVSPGSGGFAGVMMGLFTGLSTEAAWVYGGTLLAGLIVLVRRGLDAARRRAERAESGAGFDVLPAGATALGVQAPAGAPAGVGRAVRRGRPARRPQAG; encoded by the coding sequence ATGCGAGAGCTGCGCAGGCCGCCCGTAGGCGGGCCCACCGGGCGGTACGTCCGCCGTGGACGCCTGGCGGAGGCCGTGGAGCGGCTGCCCCGGCCGAGGCTGACGGCGCTGGGCGTCGGCGTGCTCGTGGTGGTGCTGATGCTGCTGCTCGGGGCGCTGGACGCGCTGCTGCTGGAGGGGCACCGGCCGAGCTACGGCGTGTGCTTCCTGATGGTGTCCGCCGCCGGCGCGTGCTGGGTGCGGCCCGCTGAGCTGTACGCCGCACCTGTCGCGGCGCCGCTCGCGTTCACGGCCGGGCTGCTGTTCGTCAGCCCGGGGTCGGGTGGCTTCGCCGGGGTGATGATGGGGCTGTTCACCGGCCTGTCGACGGAGGCGGCCTGGGTGTACGGGGGCACGCTGCTGGCCGGGCTGATCGTGCTGGTGCGGCGCGGACTGGACGCCGCACGCCGGCGTGCGGAGCGTGCCGAGAGCGGCGCGGGCTTCGACGTGCTGCCCGCGGGCGCCACCGCGCTGGGCGTACAGGCGCCCGCCGGGGCGCCCGCGGGAGTCGGACGCGCCGTCCGTCGCGGTCGGCCCGCCCGCCGCCCCCAGGCGGGCTGA
- a CDS encoding malonic semialdehyde reductase, giving the protein MAFALDPTAQDLLFREAHTAHAFTGEPVDEEQIAAVYDLVKLAPTAFNQSPLRITLVQSAEARKRLVAQMAEGNRPKTATAPMTAILSVDLRFHERLPELLPSAPHIKDAHFSEQGPREAAGTFNATLQAGYFLLGVRAAGLAAGPMTGFDADGVDKEFFGDGRQKALLVVNIGRPGPDAYRPRNPRLAAAEAVTTV; this is encoded by the coding sequence ATGGCATTCGCCCTCGACCCGACCGCTCAGGACCTGCTGTTCCGTGAGGCCCACACCGCCCACGCGTTCACCGGCGAACCGGTGGACGAGGAGCAGATCGCGGCGGTCTACGACCTGGTCAAGCTGGCGCCGACGGCCTTCAACCAGTCGCCGCTGCGGATCACGCTGGTACAGAGCGCGGAGGCCCGGAAGCGCCTGGTGGCGCAGATGGCGGAGGGCAACCGGCCCAAAACGGCCACCGCCCCGATGACGGCGATCCTCTCCGTGGACCTGCGCTTCCACGAGCGCCTGCCGGAACTGCTCCCGTCGGCGCCGCACATCAAGGACGCCCACTTCTCCGAGCAGGGGCCGCGGGAGGCGGCGGGAACCTTCAACGCCACCCTCCAGGCCGGGTACTTCCTGCTCGGAGTCCGGGCGGCGGGTCTTGCCGCCGGCCCGATGACCGGCTTCGACGCGGACGGCGTCGACAAGGAGTTCTTCGGCGACGGGCGGCAGAAGGCGCTGCTGGTGGTGAACATCGGACGCCCCGGGCCGGACGCCTATCGCCCCCGCAACCCGCGCCTCGCCGCGGCCGAAGCCGTCACGACGGTCTGA
- a CDS encoding exodeoxyribonuclease VII small subunit — MTQTQESPLSYEQARGELVEVVQRLEAGGSTLEESLALWERGEELARICREWLEGARARLDAVLGGAAGEAEDAAGASGDGAGPVEGDEEDSENV, encoded by the coding sequence ATGACGCAGACGCAGGAATCCCCGCTGAGCTACGAGCAGGCCCGCGGTGAGCTGGTGGAGGTGGTCCAGCGGCTGGAGGCGGGCGGCTCGACGCTGGAGGAGTCGCTGGCCCTGTGGGAGCGGGGCGAGGAGCTGGCCCGGATCTGCCGGGAGTGGCTGGAGGGCGCCCGGGCGCGGCTGGACGCGGTGCTGGGCGGCGCCGCCGGGGAGGCCGAGGACGCGGCGGGCGCCTCCGGCGACGGGGCCGGGCCGGTCGAGGGTGACGAAGAGGACAGCGAGAACGTTTGA
- a CDS encoding acyl-CoA desaturase, with product MTASTQHMTEFADPRRGGSDYSRLSRQVRDAGLLRRHPVRGTLLLFVTFAMLAGGWAAFVLVGASWWSLALAAPLAFASTQCGFRGHEAGHRQTYRSKRLDNAVGLLFGNLFIGLGFGWWMNKHNRHHAHPNHIGRDPDIEPGAVIFDEADAPGKPGPGAYLTRHQAGLFFPLLLLEGWALHVASIRALRSRPRGAPAPVAVEALLLLAHAAAYLTVVLWVLSPLQALVFVLVQQGLFGLYLGSSFAPNHKGMEMLSPDQRMDFLRSQVLTSRNVRGGAVTDFVLGGLNHQIEHHLFPSMPTSELPRARSLVRAHCEALDLPYTETGLIDSYRQALRHLRAAGHLAGAPA from the coding sequence ATGACGGCGAGTACACAGCACATGACGGAGTTCGCCGACCCGCGACGGGGCGGAAGTGACTACTCTCGCCTCTCCCGCCAGGTGCGTGACGCCGGTCTGCTGCGGCGACACCCCGTACGCGGGACGCTGCTCCTGTTCGTCACCTTCGCGATGCTGGCCGGTGGCTGGGCCGCCTTCGTCCTGGTCGGGGCGTCCTGGTGGTCCCTCGCCCTCGCCGCACCGCTGGCCTTCGCCTCCACCCAGTGCGGATTCCGCGGCCACGAGGCCGGACACCGCCAGACGTACCGCAGCAAGCGTCTCGACAACGCAGTGGGCCTGCTCTTCGGCAACCTCTTCATCGGCCTCGGGTTCGGCTGGTGGATGAACAAGCACAACCGCCACCACGCCCACCCCAACCACATCGGCCGCGACCCCGACATCGAACCCGGCGCCGTCATCTTCGACGAGGCCGACGCACCGGGAAAGCCGGGCCCAGGGGCGTACCTGACGCGCCACCAGGCCGGACTCTTCTTCCCGCTGCTGCTCCTGGAGGGCTGGGCCCTCCACGTCGCCAGCATCCGCGCGCTGCGCTCTCGCCCGCGCGGCGCACCCGCACCGGTGGCCGTCGAAGCCCTGCTCCTCCTGGCACACGCAGCGGCCTACCTCACCGTCGTGCTGTGGGTGCTCTCCCCGCTCCAGGCACTCGTCTTCGTCCTGGTCCAGCAGGGACTGTTCGGCCTCTACCTGGGCTCCTCGTTCGCCCCCAACCACAAGGGCATGGAGATGCTCAGCCCCGACCAGCGCATGGACTTCCTGCGCAGCCAGGTCCTCACCTCCCGCAACGTGCGCGGCGGGGCTGTCACGGACTTCGTGCTCGGCGGGCTCAACCACCAGATCGAGCACCACCTCTTCCCCAGCATGCCCACATCCGAACTCCCCCGCGCCCGCAGCCTGGTACGCGCCCACTGCGAGGCCCTCGATCTGCCCTACACCGAGACGGGCCTGATTGATTCCTACCGCCAAGCCCTGCGCCACCTGCGCGCCGCAGGCCACCTCGCCGGCGCCCCCGCCTGA
- a CDS encoding PP2C family protein-serine/threonine phosphatase produces the protein MAQPGEAESGGRGRLDLSEGFGERLLGQLLDRAHEMPPQLIGPLVAEEIRAIGGREVSILLQDYAQLLLVPLPGKGLTDGEPVPLDASLAGEAFLSASPVERSQPDGVRMYLPLLDGSDEVGVMALTLDRVGDDDRRLLRRLAGLVADMLVTKNGYTDRFFQARRRESMSVAAEIQWSLLPPLSMRTPTVEVSGILEPAYDVAGDSLDYALNDDILHMAVIDAMGHGLGASVMATVAVGAYRHARRGEVDLDELYAFMDRAISEQFAPDHFVTAQMMRLNTSSGALQWVNAGHPAPLLLRENRVTRKLEGHGTLPVGFGGATPQINTIQLRRGDRVLFYTDGLVEEHGRSGEEFGEARLTETIERVSPSARSVQEMVRSLSHALMHERRGVTTDDATLFLAEWRGESAAHLAVPDF, from the coding sequence ATGGCGCAGCCAGGCGAGGCGGAGAGTGGCGGCAGGGGCCGGCTGGACTTGTCGGAAGGCTTCGGTGAACGGCTTCTTGGGCAGCTGCTGGACCGGGCTCACGAGATGCCCCCGCAGCTGATCGGCCCGCTCGTCGCTGAAGAGATTCGTGCGATCGGTGGCCGCGAGGTGTCCATCCTCTTGCAGGACTACGCCCAGCTGCTGCTGGTCCCCCTGCCCGGCAAGGGGCTCACCGACGGCGAGCCGGTGCCGCTTGACGCCTCCCTGGCAGGGGAGGCGTTCCTCAGTGCGAGCCCGGTGGAACGGTCGCAGCCCGACGGCGTGCGGATGTACCTCCCCCTGCTGGACGGCAGTGACGAGGTCGGAGTGATGGCTCTGACCCTGGACAGAGTCGGGGACGACGACCGACGGCTGCTGCGCCGGCTTGCCGGGCTGGTGGCCGACATGCTCGTCACCAAGAACGGCTACACCGATCGCTTCTTCCAGGCCCGGCGACGTGAATCGATGAGCGTGGCGGCGGAGATCCAGTGGTCGCTGCTGCCTCCTCTGTCGATGCGCACCCCGACGGTGGAGGTCTCGGGGATCCTCGAGCCCGCCTACGACGTCGCCGGCGACAGCCTGGACTACGCGCTCAACGACGACATCCTCCACATGGCGGTCATCGACGCGATGGGTCACGGTCTGGGCGCCTCCGTGATGGCCACCGTCGCAGTGGGTGCCTACCGGCACGCCCGGCGCGGCGAGGTCGACCTGGACGAGCTGTATGCGTTCATGGATCGCGCCATCAGCGAGCAGTTCGCTCCCGACCACTTCGTCACCGCGCAGATGATGCGCCTGAACACCAGCAGCGGCGCACTCCAATGGGTCAACGCCGGCCACCCGGCACCGCTCCTCCTGCGCGAGAACCGCGTCACCCGGAAGCTGGAGGGCCACGGAACACTGCCCGTCGGTTTCGGAGGCGCTACCCCGCAGATCAACACCATCCAGCTGCGGCGCGGAGACCGGGTGCTCTTCTACACCGACGGCCTTGTCGAGGAACACGGACGGAGCGGGGAGGAATTCGGTGAGGCACGGTTGACAGAGACCATCGAACGCGTCAGCCCGTCGGCCCGCAGCGTGCAGGAGATGGTCCGCAGCCTCTCCCACGCTCTGATGCACGAACGTCGAGGGGTCACCACCGACGACGCCACACTCTTCCTCGCCGAGTGGCGCGGGGAGAGCGCCGCTCATCTCGCCGTCCCGGACTTCTAG
- a CDS encoding DUF5994 family protein, with the protein MTDPDTSPHNPRLPDEVHRAVRPGTALLRLETTGNRAGLLDGAWWPRSRDVTTELPELIVALTEHLGPIRRVGLDARAWDRLPTRLVVDDRIVHIDSSRIGDDTALITRGDRDLFSLLVVPPEAEHGAACDAMTRAVSADNTTRAGPLLIDTGAGRPHAPPSGAGRT; encoded by the coding sequence ATGACAGATCCGGACACCTCACCGCACAACCCCCGGCTGCCGGACGAGGTCCACCGAGCGGTACGTCCCGGCACGGCGCTGCTCAGGCTGGAGACGACAGGAAACCGTGCGGGACTTCTCGACGGGGCGTGGTGGCCCCGCTCCCGCGATGTCACGACGGAACTGCCCGAGCTGATCGTCGCCCTGACCGAGCACCTCGGTCCGATCCGGCGTGTCGGTCTCGACGCGCGTGCATGGGACAGGCTTCCGACCCGCCTGGTCGTCGATGACCGCATCGTGCACATCGACTCCTCACGCATCGGTGATGACACGGCGCTGATCACACGCGGTGACCGTGACCTGTTCTCCCTGCTGGTGGTCCCGCCGGAAGCCGAACACGGAGCGGCCTGCGACGCGATGACGAGGGCCGTGAGCGCCGACAACACGACCCGCGCCGGACCTCTCCTGATCGACACCGGAGCCGGTCGCCCGCACGCACCGCCGTCCGGAGCGGGCCGAACGTGA